The Streptococcus oralis region TCGACCGCTGGGTTGTCTTAGATAAGTCAGTTGCCTCATTTGATGAAATTCCTGTAGAAGTACAAGAAGAAATCAAGGCGGAATTGCTCAAATGGATGGTTTCTGGTGAAGACACCATTGCCTACTCAACTGAGTCTAGCTATGCAGCTAACTTAGAAATGGCAACAAACGAGTACAAATCAAGCAACCGTGTTGTTGCGGAAGAAGAAGTGACTCGAGTGGAAACTCCAGGTGTTAAATCCATCGATGAAGTGGCAGCCTTCCTAAATGTCCCAGAAGAACAAACGATTAAAACCCTCTTCTACATGGCAGATGGTGAGCTTGTTGCAGCCCTTCTAGTTGGAAATGACCAACTCAATGAAGTCAAGTTGAAAAACCACTTGGGTGCAGATTTCTTTGATGTTGCGAGCGAAGAAGAAGTAGCAAATGTTATCTCAGCTGGCTTTGGTTCGCTTGGCCCAGTTACTTTGCCAGAAAATGTGAAAATCATTGCAGACCGTAAGGTGCAAGATGTTCGCAATGCTGTTGTGGGGGCTAATGAAGATGGCTACCACTTGACGGGTGTGAACCCAGGTCGTGATTTTACTGCAGAATATGTAGATATCCGCGAAGTTCGTGAGGGTGAAATTTCACCTGACGGACAAGGTGTTCTTAACTTTGCCCGTGGTATTGAGATCGGTCATATTTTCAAACTCGGAACTCGCTACTCAGCAAGCATGGGTGCAGATGTTTTGGATGAAAATGGTCGTGCTGTGCCAATTATCATGGGATGTTACGGTATCGGTGTTAGCCGTCTCCTTTCTGCGGTTATGGAGCAACACGCCCGCCTCTTTGTTAACAAAACGCCAAAAGGGGAATACCGTTACGCTTGGGGAGTTAACTTCCCTAAAGAATTGGCACCATTTGATGTGCACCTGATCACTGTCAATGTCAAAGACGAAGAAGCGCAAGCCTTGACAGATAAACTGGAAGCCAACTTGATAGGAGCTGGTTACGAAGTCTTGACGGATGACCGTAACGAACGTGTCGGAGTGAAGTTTAGCGATAGCGACTTGATTGGGTTGCCAATCCGTATCACTGTTGGGAAGAAAGCGGCAGATGGTATCGTAGAAGTCAAGATCAAGGCGACTGGTGACACCATCGAAGTTCACGCAGACAACTTGCTCGAAACCCTTGAAATCCTAAGCAAGAAATAAAAACTATAATCAGAAGAAAAACAAGGCAAAAATGTAACTAGTTTTTACCTTGTTTTTTCTATATAATGGGGAAAATGAGTAAACGAAGAGGTAAAGCTATGCTAAAATTTCCAAAGGATTTTGTCTGGGGTTCCTCGACTTCTGGACCACAGACAGAAGGACGAGTGCCAGGTGATGGTAAAGGAGATAATCTCTGGGATTATTGGTATCAGGTGGAACCCAATCGCTACTACAATGGGATTGGACCAGACAAAACATCGACTTTCTATGAAAACTGGGAAAAGGATATTGAGCTTTTGGTAGAGACTGGCCATACAGCCTTCCGAACTTCTATTCAGTGGTCTCGTATTTTCCCGCAAGGCCGTGGAGAGGTCAATCCGCAAGGGGTGGCTTTCTACCTTCAGGTTTTTGAAGCTATTAAGGCCAAAGGGATTCGTCTCTTAGTCAATCTCTATCACTTCGACCTGCCTTTTGCCCTCCAAGAAGACGGCGATGGTTGGGAAAATAAGGCAACTGTCAAGGCTTATGAAGACTATGCTCGTTTTTGTTTTGAGACTTACGGTGACTTGGTGGACCAATGGATTACCTTTAACGAGCCCATCGTACCTGTTGAGTTTGGCTATTTCTATGATGCCCATTATCCTCACAAGGTAGATGCCAATGCGGCGGTTAAGGTTGCCTATCATACACAACTGGCTAGCAGTCTTGCGGTTAAGGCCTGTCATGAGATTTTGCCTGATTCCAAGATTGGGATTGTCCTTAACTTGACACCAGCTTACCCACGTAGCCAGCATCCCGCGGATGTCAAGGCTGCTCGCATTGCCGACCTCTTCCAAGCCCAATCTTTCCTAGACCCGTCTGTCTTGGGAGCTTATCCAGAAGAGTTAGTAGAGATTTTAGCTGAGTATGATTTGTTACCGAATTCTACAGCTGAGGAGTTGGACCTTATTCGGGAGCATACTGTGGACTTCCTTGGGGTCAACTACTACCAACCTTTGCGTGTCATGGCGCCACGTTTTGCTAAACATCCTGATAGCCCGCTTTTGCCAGAGCATTTCTACGAACCTTACGTCATGCCGGGCCGTAAAATCAATCCTCACCGCGGTTGGGAAATCTACGAGCAGGGGATTTATGATATCGCTCAAAATATCAAGGAAAATTATGGTAATATTGAGTGGTTGCTGACCGAAAACGGCATGGGTGTTGAAGGGGAAGACAAGTTCCGTGAGAATGGCATGATTCAGGACGACTATCGTATTGACTTTGTCAAAGGACATCTGCGTGAACTTCATCGTGCGATTGAAGATGGAGCAAACTGTCAAGGATACTTAATCTGGACCTTTATTGATTGCTGGTCATGGCTCAATAGCTATAAAAACCGCTACGGTCTAGTTGAGCTTGATTTGGAAACACAGGAACGTCGCCTGAAGAAATCAGGGCACTGGTTCAAGGAATTAAGTGACAATAATGGATTTTAAGAATAAAAAGTGAGATGATCTTCATCTCACTTTTTATTATAAGATCTTCACCAAGCTTCCAATCGTAATTAGGCTACAATCACCGACTATTTTAGTAGTTAGGATGTCTTGTAGAAAAAATCCTGAAACAAGGGTTATGACGAGACTAAAGTTATCGACAGCAGCTACCTCGGTCGCATTCCCATCCGCAAGGCCTTGTAGTAGCAGAGTTGGGAGGTGCCCATGAGGAAAATCAGACAAGATGGGAAGAGAAGATACAAGTGCCAAGAAAAACCACATGGCAAATACCTCCTCTATTCATTATAAGTAATTGATGCTGACTTGCCAGGTATCAAGTGAAATCTTGATAAAATACCAGATAGAAAAACTATACCAATTTTTATTCTTGACAAGTGATAAAAACAAGTATATACTGTTTTTGCTGATTCCGTAAAGCGAGAATTAGACTATACCAATTTAAGGAGAAAGCACAGCTGGTCTGTGTCGTATATACTATGTGTGGAATTGTTGGTGTTGTTGGAAACACAAATGCAACTGATATTTTGATTCAAGGGCTTGAAAAACTCGAATACCGTGGCTATGATTCTGCGGGGATTTTTGTCCTAGGTGGTGCTGAAAATCATCTAGTTAAGGCTGTCGGTCGTATCGCAGAATTGTCTTCTAAGACAGCTGGCGTTGAGGGAACAACTGGTATCGGACATACGCGTTGGGCGACTCATGGGAAACCAACGGAAGATAATGCTCACCCACACCGCTCTGAGACAGGACGTTTTGTCTTGGTGCACAATGGAGTGATTGAAAACTACCTTGAAATCAAGGAAGAATACCTTGCAGGTCACCACTTCAAGGGGCAAACCGATACGGAAATCGCTGTTCACTTGATTGGGAAATTTGTTGAAGAAGCTGGTCTTTCAGTTCTTGAAGCCTTCAAAAAAGCCCTTCACATCATTCGTGGTTCTTATGCCTTTGCCTTGATTGACTCTGAAAATTCAGATGTCATCTATGTCGCTAAGAACAAATCTCCACTTTTGATTGGTCTTGGGGAAGGTTATAACATGGTCTGCTCAGATGCTATGGCCATGATTCGTGAGACCAACCAATACATGGAAATCCATGACCAAGAGTTGGTAATCGTCAAGGCTGATAGCGTCGAAGTTCAAGACTATGATGGTAACAGTCGTGAGCGTGCTAGCTACACTGCCGAACTTGACCTGTCAGATATTGGTAAGGGGACTTATCCTTACTACATGCTCAAGGAAATCGACGAGCAACCAACGGTGATGCGTAAACTCATCCAAGCCTACACAGATGAGGCCGGTCAAGTAGTGGTTGACCCAGCAATCATCAAGGCTGTTCAAGATGCAGACCGCATCTACATTCTTGCAGCTGGGACATCTTACCACGCAGGATTTGCTTCTAAGAAGATGTTAGAAGAATTGACGGATACGCCAGTTGAACTTGGAATCTCTTCTGAGTGGGGCTATGGCATGCCACTTCTTAGCAAGAAACCACTTTTCATCTTTATCAGTCAGTCTGGTGAAACAGCGGATAGCCGTCAGGTTTTGGTCAAAGCCAACGAAATGGGTATCCCAAGCTTGACAGTGACAAATGTGCC contains the following coding sequences:
- a CDS encoding proline--tRNA ligase is translated as MKQSKMLIPTLREMPSDAQVISHALMLRAGYVRQVSAGVYSYLPLANRVIEKAKNIMRQEFDKIGAVEMLAPALLSADLWRESGRYETYGEDLYKLKNREKSDFILGPTHEETFTAIVRDSVKSYKQLPLNLYQIQPKYRDEKRPRNGLLRTREFIMKDGYSFHANYDSLDVTYDEYKAAYERIFTRSGLDFKAIIGDGGAMGGKDSQEFMAITPARTDLDRWVVLDKSVASFDEIPVEVQEEIKAELLKWMVSGEDTIAYSTESSYAANLEMATNEYKSSNRVVAEEEVTRVETPGVKSIDEVAAFLNVPEEQTIKTLFYMADGELVAALLVGNDQLNEVKLKNHLGADFFDVASEEEVANVISAGFGSLGPVTLPENVKIIADRKVQDVRNAVVGANEDGYHLTGVNPGRDFTAEYVDIREVREGEISPDGQGVLNFARGIEIGHIFKLGTRYSASMGADVLDENGRAVPIIMGCYGIGVSRLLSAVMEQHARLFVNKTPKGEYRYAWGVNFPKELAPFDVHLITVNVKDEEAQALTDKLEANLIGAGYEVLTDDRNERVGVKFSDSDLIGLPIRITVGKKAADGIVEVKIKATGDTIEVHADNLLETLEILSKK
- a CDS encoding glycoside hydrolase family 1 protein, producing the protein MLKFPKDFVWGSSTSGPQTEGRVPGDGKGDNLWDYWYQVEPNRYYNGIGPDKTSTFYENWEKDIELLVETGHTAFRTSIQWSRIFPQGRGEVNPQGVAFYLQVFEAIKAKGIRLLVNLYHFDLPFALQEDGDGWENKATVKAYEDYARFCFETYGDLVDQWITFNEPIVPVEFGYFYDAHYPHKVDANAAVKVAYHTQLASSLAVKACHEILPDSKIGIVLNLTPAYPRSQHPADVKAARIADLFQAQSFLDPSVLGAYPEELVEILAEYDLLPNSTAEELDLIREHTVDFLGVNYYQPLRVMAPRFAKHPDSPLLPEHFYEPYVMPGRKINPHRGWEIYEQGIYDIAQNIKENYGNIEWLLTENGMGVEGEDKFRENGMIQDDYRIDFVKGHLRELHRAIEDGANCQGYLIWTFIDCWSWLNSYKNRYGLVELDLETQERRLKKSGHWFKELSDNNGF
- the glmS gene encoding glutamine--fructose-6-phosphate transaminase (isomerizing) — encoded protein: MCGIVGVVGNTNATDILIQGLEKLEYRGYDSAGIFVLGGAENHLVKAVGRIAELSSKTAGVEGTTGIGHTRWATHGKPTEDNAHPHRSETGRFVLVHNGVIENYLEIKEEYLAGHHFKGQTDTEIAVHLIGKFVEEAGLSVLEAFKKALHIIRGSYAFALIDSENSDVIYVAKNKSPLLIGLGEGYNMVCSDAMAMIRETNQYMEIHDQELVIVKADSVEVQDYDGNSRERASYTAELDLSDIGKGTYPYYMLKEIDEQPTVMRKLIQAYTDEAGQVVVDPAIIKAVQDADRIYILAAGTSYHAGFASKKMLEELTDTPVELGISSEWGYGMPLLSKKPLFIFISQSGETADSRQVLVKANEMGIPSLTVTNVPGSTLSREANHTMLLHAGPEIAVASTKAYTAQIAALAFLAKAVGEANGNAKAQAFDLVHELSIVAQSIESTLSEKETIDAKVRDLLETTRNAFYIGRGQDYYVAMEASLKLKEISYIQCEGFAAGELKHGTIALIEEGTPVLALLSDPVLANHTRGNIQEVAARGAKVLTIAEENVAKDTDDIVLTTVHPYLSPISMVVPTQLVAYFATLHRGLDVDKPRNLAKSVTVE